The region TGTCATCAACAATCCATGGGTGACCTAAAGAAAATACCAAAacattatataattattttttaacaAAAACATTCTTTTATGTTAAAGTTTCTTTCTTACATAAAACTTCATGAGCTGTAAGccttttcttgggatttctaTCGAGCATTTTCCTTATAAGATCTTTAGCACTATCTGTGATTGCAGGCCATGGCTCTGATTCAAAATCGAGTTTTGCTTGTAGAATTTGACGAAAGATCCCCATTTCAGTTTCTGTATATACCAATTAGAATCTGTTAATTTAGAATCAGATGAAGTAATGGAATTACAGAATGGAATGGAATAAGCAAGGTAATGGAATGACTCATTACATTCCATAGTCATGTTCGGTTGGCTTGAAGGAATGgaatgagttttcatataactTTTGTATAGTATATGTAAATACAATGTATTAATGGAATCCTACAAACAAGATTGCAAAATACCTGCCCAAAAAGGGGGAACACCACTCAGTAGAATGTACAAAATTACCCCTGCACTCCAAACATCGGATTCGGGTCCATAATGTTTACGTAAAACCTCGGGGGCTACATAATATGGGCTTCCAACCACATCGGAAAATGTTTCACCTAAAATTAGAACCAAGAACCATGAGTAGGGATATTTAGATGAATAAAATGCATGTTCATTGTTAACAATCCTATATTTGGTACCAAATGTTATGAATAAGTAGAAAAAGAATCACACAAAGTAATTGTAGAAGGGTGGAAGTTGAATAGAAATGTTTTGCAACATAATCTATGATGAACAAAGTAGTGACATTATTGGACTAATTCATCCAATGGTTTTAGAATTACAAGATCAAGAAGAACTTGACCAAATTACCTAACTTTCATGAAAGTACTAACATTATTTGAAGGAATAggaaaaacaaatcaaaaattgctACACACGTGTTCAAGAAGAAGGCCCAATACATGGACCCAAATGCAATTATTTAAAACTTTGCATTTGTGAAGTAGTTCTTATCAATGTCGAATTATCACAGTAGGGACAACACAGGGATTTCGCATAAGTTAACAGAAAAAAGAAGTTATAGCATATCATAGGAAGTTAGGTACAATTAAGTGAAACTAGTTATATAAACGACCAAAAACTAGTTCTTTATCTAGATTTCTAACCAATAATGCTTACATATATTTCATATAGTTTTAAACAGAAAAAGGCACAATTATATTGATATCACCCACAAGAACAACAAGAAGATTTACAAGGAAACTAGATCAGAAGCTAAAAGCaccataaatcagaaatcggcgATCAATATCATCCAAGACGTATAAAAAACCTAAAACAGATAGAGATAAGATAGACCCACATGAAATTATTTAGGTGTTAGAGATATAAGATAATATAACCCAAGAAGGAAAATCCAAAAAAGGATTAAAAAGGAATTGGAAACTGAACCTGGTTTGTAGAAAACAGACAACCCAAAATCAGTGGCTTTAAGAGTAGCGTCTTCATGTGTAGTCGAAAAGAGGAAATTTTCAGGCTTTAGGTCTCGATGCATAACACCCAAAGAATGACAAGCTTCAACAACCCCAACAATGGTTTTAATCAACTTCGCAGCCTCTCGTTCACTATACTGCCCTTTCTGAACTATCCGATCGAACAGCTCTCCACCAGCGCATAACTCCATAACGATATGAACATATAAAGCATCCTCATAAGTCCCTTTGATCCTCACAACATTCGTATGCTCAGATAAATGGTGCATTATTTGAATCTCTTTCAAAACATCTTCGTAATCCTCTCTGCAGATGAGTTTCTTCTTCGGTATCGATTTGCAGGCGTAAGGAATGCCTGTGGATTTCTCTGTGCATAGATGGGTTGTACCAAACTGCCCTTGTCCTAATTTTCTTCCGATTGTGTACAACTGTTGAAGGTTTGGGGTTTTTTGCTTGAGTACCCAGTTGGGTTTTGGATTCGATGATGGTGGTGGGATTGGTTTCTTCAATATTGGGGGTTTTGCGGGTTGTGTTGCAGTCGATGTTGAAGTTGATGAAGACGACatgtttggtttcagagttcagAGTTGCGAACTTTACCAAATGGGTAATGCGAGAATAGTATAGATTTGTGAACAAGAAAGCTGTACTACGAGATGTAACTTCACGAAAACATGAACACAGAAGTATTTGGGGGCCCAGATCGCTCTTATCCCTGAAAAAACAGAGAGAGAAATAGGGGAAAGATTGTCTTTTTTCTTCTTGGTGATTGAGACTTTGAGATGAATGAATGAAAGCGGTTCCTCTCAAAAcaactttttttctttttgggaGATGGAAATAGACCGAGTCCAAGTTTAGTAGATGCAATAAATTTCTTTTgcgaaaaataaaagaaaaagtaaaaaagTTTTTAATGAAATTGtaaacatatatatttatatttatatttatatttatatttatatataatataaatgcAGATATTGTACACTGAATATAACCTCTGAAAGATTCCATTATGATGTTTGtgtaaattttcttttgaaattatGCAAAAAGAAGAAAACGATAAAAACATGGCAAGTGCATTATTATTTATTCGTCCTTTGCCttgtgctttatttgttattttctttAATATAATTATGGATTAGCATATTTGGTTTTTTAATCGAGTCTAGTACAATGTTTTTGTACAAATTggacatatatatttttttatataagatGTGCGTAGCTTAATTTAGAAGTCTTCCCAAGTTCCAACACAAAAATACCAAATTGGCCTAGGCTCTTGGGAGTTTTATAGATAGAACTCGAGGAATCAAATTTGTGTTTTGTAAGAACATATGCATTTACACATGCTATAAGAAAAACAATTTGTAATATGTGATTAGTATCTTAAAGTTACAAGTGAATACTCTTATAAAATTGCTAGACTATCTGGTATGGGCAACCAGCGTTTTTATGACATGGCACTGGAACACGACATTACCACGACACAAACACCGCCCCGGGCGCCTGTTTTTTGGTGTTACGTTTCTTCCTATGATGGTGCTGGTAACGAAGGGCAACACTTATTTTTTctttgggaaaatgactcttgagggtaaccAATTGTTGAGTTTCACAACAAGAAAAGGCACCTTTAGGGACGACAAAAAGCGTCGCTAATAGTC is a window of Lactuca sativa cultivar Salinas chromosome 1, Lsat_Salinas_v11, whole genome shotgun sequence DNA encoding:
- the LOC111899406 gene encoding calcium-dependent protein kinase SK5, producing the protein MSSSSTSTSTATQPAKPPILKKPIPPPSSNPKPNWVLKQKTPNLQQLYTIGRKLGQGQFGTTHLCTEKSTGIPYACKSIPKKKLICREDYEDVLKEIQIMHHLSEHTNVVRIKGTYEDALYVHIVMELCAGGELFDRIVQKGQYSEREAAKLIKTIVGVVEACHSLGVMHRDLKPENFLFSTTHEDATLKATDFGLSVFYKPGETFSDVVGSPYYVAPEVLRKHYGPESDVWSAGVILYILLSGVPPFWAETEMGIFRQILQAKLDFESEPWPAITDSAKDLIRKMLDRNPKKRLTAHEVLCHPWIVDDKMAPDKPLDSAVLSRLKQFSAMNKLKKMALRVIAERLSEEEIGGLKELFKMIDTDNSGTITFEELKEGLKRVGSELMESEIKDLMDAADIDNSGTIDYGEFLAATVHLNKLEREENLVSAFAFFDKDGSGYITIDELQQACEEMGLGEVHLDEMIQEIDQDNDGQIDYGEFAAMMRKGNNGGIGRRTMRGNLNLNLGEALGVVAPQEPITKNHTTEKVDI